The following are from one region of the Bacteroidota bacterium genome:
- a CDS encoding ABC transporter ATP-binding protein, whose amino-acid sequence MPAAPRLEAEGLSQRFGRRVLFRDLGLGLGPGDSLAVTGRNGAGKSTLLQIIAGVLTPTAGSVRLWLDDAEVGPEDRVRQVGFVAPYLQLYDAFSAEENLAFLAQARRLPEASSRIGAVLDRVGLSTRSADLVGTYSSGMKQRARFAAALLADPAVLLLDEPTSNLDEAGRAFVESLAGAHCAAGGLLVVATNVASETALCQRELRVGDS is encoded by the coding sequence ATGCCCGCTGCGCCGCGCCTCGAAGCCGAAGGGTTGAGCCAGCGTTTCGGGCGGCGCGTCCTCTTCCGAGACCTCGGCCTCGGCCTCGGCCCGGGCGACTCGCTCGCCGTCACCGGCCGCAACGGCGCGGGGAAATCGACGCTCCTCCAGATCATCGCCGGGGTGCTCACGCCGACGGCGGGCAGCGTCCGGCTGTGGCTGGACGACGCCGAGGTCGGACCGGAGGACCGCGTGCGGCAGGTGGGCTTCGTCGCGCCCTACCTCCAGCTGTACGACGCGTTCAGCGCCGAGGAGAACCTCGCCTTCCTCGCCCAGGCGCGCCGTCTCCCGGAGGCGAGCAGCCGGATCGGAGCGGTGCTGGACCGCGTGGGACTCAGCACGCGCAGCGCGGACCTCGTGGGGACCTACTCGTCGGGGATGAAGCAGCGCGCCCGGTTCGCCGCCGCACTCCTGGCCGACCCCGCCGTGCTCCTGCTCGACGAGCCCACGTCGAACCTGGACGAAGCCGGCCGGGCCTTCGTCGAGAGTCTCGCCGGCGCTCACTGCGCGGCGGGCGGTCTCCTGGTGGTCGCCACCAACGTCGCCTCCGAAACGGCCCTGTGCCAGCGAGAACTGCGCGTCGGCGATTCGTGA